In Deinococcota bacterium, the sequence ACCCGGCAAGCGGGGAAGACGGCTAAAGATGGCGGAGACCGCTCCAGAGACTGCTCCAGAGACTGCTCCAACGCCGGCGCCACAGCCGGCGCCACGGCCGGTGCCCGTCAACGTCCTCTACCTCGTCTGGGGCGAGGACGTGGTCGACAACGGCATCATCCACAACCAGGTCTTCGAGCAGCTCAAGCTCATCAAGGAGCTCGAGCCGGGGATCGAGCTCGTGCTCCTCGCCGGCCTTCCCCTCTCGAGGAGTTACCTCAAGTCGCCCAGGCGCTACAAGCTGCGACTCGCCCGCCTGAAGGCGGAGCTGGAAGCCGCAAAAGTCCGCGCCCGCTTCGTGACCCTTCCCGTCCTGCCGCGCTTTTTCTACTCGAGGGCCTTCACCCTGCCGCTCTTCTACACTGCCCACCTCCTGCTCGTCAGGAGGCTGATCCGCGAGCACCATATCGATATCGTCCACTGCAGGTCCTACCACGCCGCCAACCTGATGCGCTGGGCGAGGCGTCTTCTCGGCGTCTCCTGCAAGCTGGTCTTCGACCCCAGAAGCCTGTTCGTCGACGAAGGGCTGCTCTTCGGGGCGTTCGGCGAGGGCAGCCTCCACCACAAGCTCTGGCAGGGTACCGAGC encodes:
- a CDS encoding glycosyltransferase; its protein translation is MPVNVLYLVWGEDVVDNGIIHNQVFEQLKLIKELEPGIELVLLAGLPLSRSYLKSPRRYKLRLARLKAELEAAKVRARFVTLPVLPRFFYSRAFTLPLFYTAHLLLVRRLIREHHIDIVHCRSYHAANLMRWARRLLGVSCKLVFDPRSLFVDEGLLFGAFGEGSLHHKLWQGTE